The Pyrenophora tritici-repentis strain M4 chromosome 2, whole genome shotgun sequence genome window below encodes:
- a CDS encoding endo-polygalacturonase precursor: MTLSSLDVPAGTTLDLSKLADGTTVIFEGTTTFGFKEWEGPLLSIGGNKIVVKGAAGSSLDGQGALYWDGKGDNGKVKPKFFAAHSLTGSSISNILIKNPPVQVVSINGCDGLTITDMTIDASAGDKGALGHNTDGFDIGSSNNIVIDGAKVFNQDDCVAINSGTNITFKNGICSGGHGLSIGSVGGRSDNVVDTVTFSNSQVTKSTNGIRVKARSGQTGKINKVTYSGITLSQISKYGILIEQNYDGGDLHGTAGTGIPITGLTLQNISGTGAVASSGFDVVVTCGSSTSCTGWTWSGVSVTGGKTYGSCTNVPSVTKCS, encoded by the exons ATGACTCTCTCCAGCCTCGATGTACCAGCTGGTACCACGCTTGATCTCTCCAAGCTGGCTGATGGTACCACGGTCATTTTTGAAGGCACCACCACTTTCGGTTTCAAGGAGTGGGAGGGACCTCTTCTTTCCATCGGAGGCAACAAAATCGTTGTCAAGGGTGCAGCGGGATCTTCCCTTGACGGCCAGGGTGCTCTCTACTGGGATGGCAAGGGTGACAATGGAAAAGTTAAGCCCAAGTTCTTCGCCGCACACTCGCTCACCGGCTCTTCCATCTCCAACATCTTGATCAAGAACCCACCTGTACAAGTTGTCAGCATCAACGGCTGTGATGGTCTCACTATTACTGATATGACCATCGATGCTTCTGCTGGTGATAAGGGAGCCTTGGGCCACAACACCGATGGCTTTGACATCGGGTCAAGCAACAACATCGTCATTGATGGTGCGAAGGTGTTCAACCAGGATGACTGCGTTGCTATAAACTCCGGAACC AACATCACCTTCAAGAACGGCATCTGCTCAGGAGGGCACGGTCTATCCATTGGCTCAGTCGGTGGCCGTAGCGACAACGTTGTCGATACCGTTACCTTCTCAAACTCTCAAGTCACAAAGTCCACCAACGGTATCCGCGTAAAGGCCCGCTCTGGCCAGACTGGCAAGATCAACAAAGTGACTTACTCAGGCATCACCTTGTCTCAAATCTCCAA ATACGGCATCCTGATCGAGCAAAACTACGACGGTGGCGATCTGCACGGTACCGCCGGCACCGGCATCCCCATCACCGGTCTGACGCTCCAGAACATCTCTGGTACCGGTGCTGTCGCCAGCAGCGGGTTCGATGTCGTTGTCACTTGCGGCAGCAGCACCTCATGCACTGGCTGGACTTGGTCTGGTGTCTCCGTGACCGGCGGTAAGACCTAtggcagctgcaccaacgTACCTAGCGTTACGAAGTGCTCATAG
- a CDS encoding CUE domain containing protein — protein sequence MAEQSVNVPQVLIFVVVIFLVSRWYLSKSGDAAPGTRAAANRATVRVNPAHIDQVAEMLPQLSRRDIAWDLQRNGGNVAATTERALSGRGLDTAPPSFQIAAPAAPRAPPASARAAAPAKPAHPDLITRYNLSSKISQTEQSAQEGQPKTKSWSADKNERQANLQRRREEMILAARRKLEEQEKAKASSPTA from the exons ATGGCGGAGCAAAGCGTCAACGTGCCCCAAGTGCTCATtttcgtcgtcgtcatcttccTCGTTTCACGGTGGTACCTCAGCAAGTCGGGAGATGCAGCGCCAGGCACGCGGGCAGCGGCGAACCGCGCTACAGTCCGTGTGAATCCCGCGCACATTGACCAGGTAGCCGAGATGCTGCCACAGCTGAGTAGGAGAGATATCGCATGGGATTTACAGAGGAACGGGGGAAATGTGGCTGCAACAACGGAGCGGGCGTTGAGTGGGAGGGGTTTGGACACT GCACCACCGTCTTTCCAAATAGCGGCCCCTGCCGCACCACGAGCCCCTCCCGCATCTGCACGAGCCGCTGCACCAGCGAAACCCGCTCACCCTGACCTGATAACCCGCTACAACCTATCCTCTAAGATCAGCCAGACAGAGCAGTCAGCCCAGGAAGGCCAACCGAAGACCAAGTCATGGAGCGCCGATAAGAATGAGAGGCAAGCAAACTTGCAAAGACGACGAGAAGAGATGATTCTGGCAGCACGGAGAAAGCTCGAAGAGCAGGAGAAGGCGAAAGCCTCCAGCCCCACTGCATAA
- a CDS encoding Atrophin-1 multi-domain protein, with amino-acid sequence MSTAEVFSALGTPARTAARVLLAPRYIFNGFAPLRVWNANAYAQARYGPLYKYRLWLLFDCRDLEVLEKILNEGSDDDVLRMREAKMEQFKLVALVGALLATLALQALSMPLLAETTFIVRSSFTVSTTLSLLATFFTCIQQRELGVVYKASSFRMWLSNGIRYTNSSNQVVLQSSLASLTLMEAPYELISLAVANFVAGMAAYMWDIYKQRLELQKESGWAQSVAIVVYFAFGTGFAFAMFPVLLGSKDREVKAAAAEERADVEMGVIAARKEMRWEAKAESESRGRRSC; translated from the exons ATGTCCACAGCAGAAGTCTTCAGTGCTCTGGGCACTCCTGCACGAACAGCTGCACGCGTGCTCCTCGCACCACGCTATATTTTCAACGGCTTTGCGCCGCTCCGGGTCTGGAACGCGAATGCGTATGCACAAGCGCGGTACGGGCCGCTGTACAAGTACCGCTTATGGCTGCTGTTTGACTGTCGGGATCTCGAGGTTTTGGAGAAGATACTGAATGAAGGGAGTGATGACGATGTATTGAGGATGCGAGAGGCGAAGATGGAACAGTTTAAACTCGTGGCTTTGGTC GGCGCCCTTCTCGCAACTTTGGCTTTACAAGCACTCTCCATGCCGCTCCTGGCGGAAACTACCTTCATTGTGAGATCGAGCTTTACCGTTAGCACCACGCTTTCCCTGCTCGCCACCTTTTTTACTTGCATTCAGCAGCGCGAGCTGGGCGTTGTGTACAAAGCCTCGTCCTTTCGTATGTGGCTTTCAAACGGCATCCGGTATACCAATTCTTCGAACCAGGTCGTCCTCCAGTCCTCTTTGGCTAGCCTAACTTTGATGGAAGCACCTTACGAGTTGATCAGTTTGGCTGTTGCCAATTTCGTTGCAGGCATGGCGGCTTACATGTGGGATATTTACAAGCAACGGTTGGAACTACAGAAAGAGAGTGGATGGGCGCAGAGTGTGGCGATTGTTGTGTACTTTGCGTTTGGGACGGGGTTTGCGTTTGCCATGTTTCCGGTTTTGTTGGGGAGTAAGGATCGGGAGGTAAAGGCTGCGGCGGCGGAGGAGCGTGCAGATGTGGAGATGGGTGTTATAGCAGCGAGGAAGGAGATGCGGTGGGAGGCCAAAGCAGAATCGGAATCCCGCGGCAGACGGTCTTGTTAA
- a CDS encoding DPBB-1 domain containing protein: MSTTPVPRKPVPRPVSAHLDSGRTSTIRLVITEDGQDAPSSPQTKEIAIDAASEDTPNSSQLGAPGDQQGESKSYPHTQDAPSNMQTKEMEMGMANGDTASSIAYEAGDEKPSKRKRFASGALACLGAIKTSTFASTLSRHFNNCLPPQKTYLNNRINRRTLLIIIGVTFLSLLALIIGLAVGLTTGSHNNIPAKPDNATVVTGDFTYYSTGLGACGITNNDNDPIVSISHGRFDENMVDGNPNHNKLCGRKIRAHRVDERTGKEASIELTIADRCVGCAYNDIDVSPVYFDKMAAHDLGRVKVDWYFL, translated from the exons ATGAGTACCACTCCGGTACCCAGGAAGCCGGTACCGAGACCCGTGAGCGCGCATCTGGACAGCGGCAGGACATCGACTATAAGATTGGTCATCACAGAAGACGGACAAGATGCGCCTTCGAGTCCGCAAACGAAAGAGATTGCAATAGATGCGGCGAGCGAAGACACCCCCAATTCTAGTCAATTGGGTGCTCCCGGCGACCAGCAAGGCGAGAGCAAGTCATACCCACACACACAAGATGCACCTTCAAACATGCAAACGAAAGAGATGGAGATGGGCATGGCGAACGGCGACACTGCCTCCTCAATTGCATATGAAGCGGGTGATGAGAAGCCAAGTAAGAGGAAGCGGTTTGCAAGTGGTGCTCTGGCGTGCTTAGGGGCTATAAAAACTAGTACCTTTGCTTCTACTCTTTCCCGTCACTTTAACAATTGTCTACCGCCACAAAAAACATATCTCAACAATCGTATCAACCGCCGTACACTACTTATCATAATCGGTGTCACCTTCCTCTCCCTTCTGGCTCTCATCATTGGTCTCGCAGTAGGCCTCACGACCGGCTCCCA CAACAACATACCGGCTAAGCCCGATAACGCAACCGTCGTGACCGGCGATTTTACCTACTACAGTACTGGACTTGGTGCCTGTGGCATCACAAACAACGACAACGACCCCATTGTCTCTATTTCCCACGGCAGGT TCGATGAGAACATGGTAGACGGGAACCCAAACCATAACAAGCTATGTGGCCGCAAGATCCGAGCTCACCGCGTTGACGAGAGGACTGGCAAGGAGGCCAGCATCGAACTTACTATTGCCGACAGAT GCGTTGGTTGCGCTTACAATGATATCGACGTCTCACCCGTATACTTCGACAAGATGGCTGCACACGACCTTGGCAGGGTCAAGGTAGATTGGTACTTCTTGTAA